One region of Blastocatellia bacterium genomic DNA includes:
- the pilM gene encoding pilus assembly protein PilM produces the protein MSGKLALREFFTRPPLPSTGVSIHRHAVAVACTRRTKGKLLIQRAAVEPLPAGVIEPAFDGVNIKNRDALGEALGRALTSAGLKRRSRWCMALPAAACRMFLLDLDEVPSDAEELAQILEWKAERFLGMAASELVLACERIMSGPTGGRFLVVAVRTEVLTAYESVLAGLGLHPGWVVPVPIAESGWLFHSATEGDSLLVSYEDELVTFVFARRDTVLAVRAVPCSPDALLDEIHRTLAYYQDKLRPASAATSQPRKPRVSLWRRRRGVSVENPSSLAGEATDVASPGDSPSLDLIVLVTRRDGRDTNAEATWGPSFVAAVTSLCRKFFPDDHSPRVYSLDEEKVNPESPLTLSSLAAAVGITLLG, from the coding sequence ATGAGTGGTAAGCTCGCCCTGAGAGAGTTCTTCACCCGTCCGCCGCTTCCCTCCACCGGAGTGAGTATCCATCGGCACGCTGTGGCTGTTGCGTGCACGCGCCGGACCAAGGGAAAGCTTTTGATTCAGCGCGCCGCCGTCGAGCCATTGCCGGCGGGAGTGATCGAACCCGCTTTCGATGGGGTGAACATCAAGAATCGAGACGCTCTCGGCGAGGCCCTCGGTCGCGCTCTCACCAGCGCTGGGTTGAAACGGCGCTCGCGGTGGTGCATGGCTCTTCCCGCAGCAGCATGTCGCATGTTTTTGCTCGATCTGGACGAAGTGCCCTCCGATGCTGAAGAACTCGCGCAGATTCTCGAGTGGAAGGCCGAACGATTCCTGGGTATGGCCGCCAGCGAGCTGGTGCTGGCCTGTGAGCGAATCATGTCAGGGCCGACCGGAGGGCGATTCCTCGTGGTGGCCGTGCGGACGGAGGTGCTCACGGCCTACGAATCGGTCCTCGCCGGGCTCGGTCTCCATCCCGGCTGGGTCGTTCCTGTTCCGATCGCAGAGTCCGGCTGGCTCTTCCACAGCGCGACGGAGGGAGATAGCCTGCTGGTTTCCTATGAGGACGAACTGGTGACGTTCGTCTTCGCGCGGAGGGATACTGTGTTGGCCGTTCGTGCCGTTCCCTGCTCGCCCGATGCGTTGCTCGACGAAATTCATCGCACTCTTGCCTATTACCAGGACAAGTTGAGGCCGGCAAGCGCCGCGACTTCGCAACCGCGAAAGCCCCGCGTGTCGCTCTGGCGAAGGAGGCGGGGCGTGTCTGTTGAAAACCCATCGTCATTGGCCGGAGAGGCCACCGATGTCGCCTCTCCAGGTGATTCCCCCTCGCTCGACCTCATCGTCCTTGTCACCCGCCGTGACGGACGAGACACTAACGCGGAGGCAACATGGGGTCCCTCGTTCGTTGCCGCAGTGACGAGTCTCTGTCGAAAATTTTTCCCCGACGATCACTCACCGCGGGTCTACAGCCTGGATGAGGAGAAGGTCAATCCGGAATCCCCGCTGACGCTGTCGTCGCTGGCGGCGGCTGTGGGAATTACCTTGCTTGGGTGA
- a CDS encoding prepilin-type N-terminal cleavage/methylation domain-containing protein gives MRSCHRARGFTLLEIIIVLTIIAIIVSLAIPAYQAVILRAKESVLKQNLHLMRRQIEAFAADRGRYPQSLQELVEKGYLREIPLDPITGSRETWETIQEDQPFSGDPEQQPGIKDVKSGAKTVSSEGTPYNEW, from the coding sequence TTGCGCTCCTGTCACCGGGCGCGCGGCTTCACCCTCCTGGAAATCATCATCGTCCTGACGATCATCGCCATTATCGTCTCGCTGGCGATACCGGCGTACCAGGCGGTGATTCTGCGGGCCAAGGAATCGGTGCTCAAGCAAAACCTTCATCTGATGCGACGGCAAATCGAAGCCTTTGCGGCAGACCGGGGACGCTACCCGCAGTCGCTCCAGGAACTGGTCGAAAAAGGTTACCTGCGAGAGATCCCTCTTGATCCCATCACCGGCTCCCGCGAGACCTGGGAGACCATCCAGGAGGATCAACCCTTCAGCGGAGACCCGGAGCAGCAACCGGGAATCAAGGACGTCAAAAGCGGAGCCAAAACCGTCTCCTCCGAAGGAACCCCCTACAATGAGTGGTAA
- a CDS encoding type II secretion system protein, with translation MMRRRKTLAGFTLLELILTIAVLTIFTAGAIPIARNAIKREREIELRRALREIRTAIDRYKRAADAGLISPFEIKQDSDGYPPNLEVLVEGVPLAGSPDRKLRFLRRIPVDPMTGRAEWGLRSTRDAPDARSWGGQNVFDVYSLSEATALDGTKYRDW, from the coding sequence ATGATGAGACGGAGAAAAACACTGGCGGGATTTACCTTGCTGGAACTCATCTTGACGATTGCCGTGCTCACGATCTTCACCGCCGGGGCCATTCCCATCGCCCGCAATGCGATCAAGCGCGAACGAGAAATCGAACTGCGACGCGCCCTGCGGGAAATCCGTACGGCGATTGATCGGTACAAGCGGGCGGCCGATGCCGGACTCATCAGCCCGTTTGAAATCAAACAGGACAGTGACGGTTATCCGCCAAACCTTGAGGTGCTGGTTGAGGGAGTCCCCTTGGCGGGAAGCCCTGACCGAAAGCTACGCTTCTTGCGGCGTATTCCGGTTGATCCGATGACGGGCCGGGCGGAATGGGGATTGCGCTCGACGCGCGATGCCCCTGATGCTCGCAGTTGGGGCGGTCAAAATGTCTTCGACGTCTATTCGCTCAGTGAAGCCACGGCTCTTGACGGGACGAAATATCGTGACTGGTGA